In Falsibacillus albus, a single window of DNA contains:
- a CDS encoding bifunctional metallophosphatase/5'-nucleotidase encodes MNFRKMLIGVIATLSFSMLSTVEWEVAQSKEATNQLDLTLLYTNDTHSHLENIPFLHSAIKQVRQESKHTLLFDAGDVFSGTLFFNQFLGQADLALMNRIGYDAMTFGNHEFDRTSAVLSQFVSRAKFPFVSANIDFSHDPDLSGLYINKIGNPAKDGMIYPAIIKQIDGHRIGIIGVTTEETPFLSSPGKTIIFQNAKEKMEKMIQQLRKNGINKIVVLSHLGFNEDKKLAKEVAGIDVIIGGHSHTKLDQPVVIMNGTTPTIIVQANEYAKYLGELNVVFDPNGKLDKWNGKLIDVHAKDKNGNDIYEPDQFAQQKVREYSKSVQALETKIIGTSAERLNGDRPDIRIRETNLGDLIADALLNEARKTDHVDIAFQNSGGIRASLEKGPISVGNLLNVLPFGDSLIVLPLTGYEIISALEHGVSALEEPSGRFLQVSGIHFEFDPTKPIGKRVTNVKVKSDDSYNPINPNRKYSVVMNKFMADGGDGYTVFKEAESQSKELPMVDYEAVSSYIQKMKTVTSPEGGRIVQLPKKE; translated from the coding sequence ATGAACTTCAGGAAAATGCTGATAGGTGTTATCGCCACGCTTTCATTTAGTATGTTGAGCACGGTGGAATGGGAAGTTGCGCAGTCCAAAGAAGCGACTAATCAACTGGATCTTACCCTGCTATACACAAATGACACTCACTCCCATTTGGAGAACATCCCTTTTTTGCATAGCGCCATAAAACAAGTTCGCCAGGAAAGTAAACATACATTGCTGTTCGATGCAGGAGACGTGTTTTCAGGAACATTATTCTTCAACCAATTTTTAGGTCAGGCGGATTTAGCGTTAATGAACAGAATCGGCTATGACGCGATGACTTTCGGCAATCATGAATTTGATCGGACCTCAGCAGTCCTATCCCAGTTCGTCAGCAGAGCGAAATTTCCGTTTGTCAGCGCAAATATTGATTTTTCCCACGATCCCGACCTGTCCGGTCTCTATATAAATAAAATTGGAAACCCCGCAAAGGATGGCATGATCTATCCAGCGATCATCAAACAAATAGATGGACATCGAATTGGCATCATTGGAGTTACTACTGAAGAAACGCCTTTTCTCTCCAGCCCCGGCAAAACGATCATTTTCCAAAACGCAAAGGAAAAAATGGAGAAAATGATCCAGCAGCTCAGGAAAAACGGGATCAATAAGATAGTAGTCTTATCCCATCTTGGCTTCAATGAGGACAAAAAATTGGCCAAAGAGGTAGCTGGTATCGATGTCATCATCGGCGGGCACTCCCATACAAAGCTGGATCAGCCAGTAGTCATAATGAATGGAACGACTCCGACAATCATCGTACAAGCGAACGAATATGCAAAATATTTAGGCGAGTTAAATGTGGTGTTCGACCCTAACGGAAAATTGGATAAATGGAATGGAAAATTGATCGATGTCCATGCGAAAGACAAAAATGGAAACGATATATATGAGCCAGATCAATTTGCCCAACAAAAAGTAAGAGAATACAGCAAGTCTGTGCAAGCGCTGGAAACTAAAATAATCGGGACATCCGCTGAGCGATTGAACGGCGATCGGCCGGATATCCGTATAAGAGAAACAAATTTGGGAGACTTGATTGCTGATGCCCTGCTCAATGAAGCCCGTAAAACTGATCATGTGGATATTGCCTTTCAAAACAGTGGGGGCATCAGAGCGTCTTTGGAAAAGGGGCCGATTTCTGTAGGAAATCTCCTTAATGTCCTCCCATTCGGAGATTCATTGATTGTTTTACCGCTTACAGGATACGAAATCATTTCTGCCCTTGAACATGGTGTTTCTGCATTGGAAGAACCATCAGGGCGTTTTTTGCAAGTGTCAGGCATTCACTTTGAATTTGACCCGACTAAGCCCATCGGGAAAAGAGTAACTAATGTGAAGGTGAAATCCGATGATTCCTACAATCCCATTAATCCCAACCGAAAGTATTCCGTGGTCATGAATAAATTCATGGCAGATGGCGGTGATGGATACACCGTTTTCAAGGAAGCAGAGAGCCAGTCGAAAGAATTGCC